The following are encoded together in the Carassius auratus strain Wakin chromosome 34, ASM336829v1, whole genome shotgun sequence genome:
- the LOC113053034 gene encoding myosin light chain 1, skeletal muscle isoform-like, with the protein MAPKKDAKKPEPPKKAEPAPAPAPAPAPEAAPKPAAVDLSGVKVDFNQDQLEDYREAFGLFDRVGDSKVAYNQIADIMRALGQNPTNKEVTKILGNPTADDMANKRVDFETFLPMLQFVVNSPNKATYEDYVEGLRVFDKEGNGTVMGAELRIVLSTLGEKMNETEIDALMQGQEDENGCVNYEAFVKHIMSV; encoded by the exons ATGGCACCTAAGAAGGACGCTAAGAAGCCAGAGCCTCCCAAGAAAGCAGAGCCCGCACCTGCCCCAGCGCCCGCGCCTGCCCCCGAGGCCGCACCGAAACCCGCAGCAGTAGATCTGTCCGGTGTGAAG GTCGATTTCAACCAGGACCAGTTGGAag ATTACAGGGAAGCCTTCGGACTTTTCGACAGAGTTGGGGACAGCAAAGTAGCCTACAACCAGATTGCAGATATCATGCGTGCACTGGGACAGAACCCAACCAACAAAGAGGTTACAAAGATCCTGGGCAACCCTACAGCTGATG ATATGGCAAACAAGAGAGTCGACTTTGAGACTTTCCTGCCCATGCTGCAGTTTGTGGTCAACAGCCCAAACAAGGCCACATACGAGGACTACGTTGAGGGTCTGCGTGTATTCGATAAGGAGGGCAACGGAACAGTAATGGGTGCCGAGTTGCGTATTGTCTTGTCAACACTGG GtgagaaaatgaatgaaactgaGATCGATGCCCTCATGCAAGGCCAGGAGGATGAAAATGGCTGTGTGAACTATGAGG CTTTCGTCAAACACATCATGTCTGTGTAA